Below is a genomic region from Eupeodes corollae chromosome 1, idEupCoro1.1, whole genome shotgun sequence.
ATTGCTTATGAAGAAAATGGACAGATATTCTATTCAGCAGAAAAGAttgttctcaaaaacaaattaagtaataaacaaaatcattgaaactattcattcattttataacatttacaTTTGGTATTTGCATTTTTAGCTGGCGAACTAGTTGCAGCAGTGTACGATGACAAGAGCACCCATGCCCTTCTGACCTTATACGCCGAAAACCAGAATAAAGTCGGGAAAATTCCATTGAATCCATTTAGAACCGAAAAAGAAATGTGGACGTATATTGCCCATGAATATTGCAGGACTCAAAAGACTTGTTCTACACCTCAACAACTTGAAGAACGCTTTCGCAATGTCATCAGAAGAACCAAAGATAGTCTTAATGGAATGGGTAGCAAGATAAGGATACCTCTGGAAGCGGTGGTCGGTTTTCGTCCTCATCCTTGGAACGCTCGAAATCGACTTTCTGCAGTGGCAACAACAAATCCAgcaaaaacaagacaaaaattaATCGCTGAACAGATTTTCGATCGATTAATGCAAAACAGTGAAAACCGTTTCAGAATAAGATTGGCAAATAAGGAACGAAGGCACAAGGAAATGTTAAAACGGTTAACTGAACTCCAAAATAGTTTGGCAAATAAACTTACTAATAATTTGCGGACATGACTCCTAATTTTAATATAGAGagttaaaagttttgttataaatctttaaaaaaataacaacctatGAAAGAATCAACAAGGTTCTCAaagaagttaagttttttttttttgtattagtatatttttgtatgttacaTTTTCCTTAATGCCTATAGAAAGGTATAATAAATCTCATGACcacattaaaacttatttattgttttctttcaaCGGAATCGTTTTGTTCGTCAAAATTCAAATCctttatttctaaatttgaaaGTCCTGCAAGGTTAAGGTATTACCTCGCTTCATTTCTATCTTGATCTGTGAacacttttcaaaatgttggcGAATCGACCTTTGAGTTATAACAACCAAAATTAATAATGGTTACATTGATAAGCGCCTTAATACTGAACACCAAAGTCGGAGGTGTTTAAAAGAGATATCTCACTTTAAGCTTTCCTCCCGCCAAAACTTCCATAAGAAAAGCAGATTTAATCCcgttgaaaaattgattttttaagagatttCATAATATGATATACATAGGTTCAAAAGTGTTACAATTCATTAAAGTGCACTACTTTAACTTCTGGAGCATTGGTTTGGTTTActtgcgctctacgtgacccagccatcttagtcgttggacttttacccttctgactaagtctacgtcactgtacatcCCATACTGCTCGTCgttacatcttctcctccacttcccttcgatgcatacgggaccatagatcacacgaagaacttttctctcgaaacccATGCTTcggcaccgtatagcaggacggggatattAAGGGACTTATATAGCGGCACTCTGGTCcttcgaaagaggactttaccactcaattgcttctTAGTCctaagaaacagcggttagcaatagttattttgcgtttgatctcagcgctgatgttgttttctgcgtttacagcggagcctagaaagtaacgtctgtcgatggtggcgatttgaccaagacgtcggtgttgtaggttctttcttgacgacacCATGTagtttgttttgccctcattaaccgttaaacccatttttgccgcctctgcctcaatactcacaaaagccccattgacatcacgctgagttcttccgatgaaactgtcatattattgacaaatgcaaaaatataaaataagaaacattttcgatttgataactttaacttatctttcgcgtttttaaattcaataaaatcaaatttaaggcacaattttaatgatttatattagtatttaaatattgaacgaattttttcattttgaattcgtgtggtTTActgagcagctgattgtgaaacgtcggaggggaaatttcaactacttttgtagttagatttagccaatcagaatcccttgacttcAATGCCACTACCTTTGTGAATGAGactaattttcatatttaataaaaatacaaaacaaaccaaaatgaTACGCAACatagatttgtttgtttttttttttttggagaaaacgaaaattacagaaaaaagtaagaatgttTCGACTGCACAAGAATATTCGAGACAACTTTAATTTCTTGGAACTCACTAATCATGTgtaagtaaaacaaatattttgtatctattggaagttcttttaattctaattaattcCTTAAGTTTCAGATCATAGTTTCGACTGAATaaggaattattatttattaagtatTAAACAAGTTGGAAGACCAATTCAAGAATGCAAGCACCTCCTTAATCTCTGCTATACTAAAATTAGCTTCTGCCGTTATATTTTTTGCTAATTGGAGTTATCAGAGCAGCGTAGGAATAGATTTTGACTTAGGCCTGTCACAATCCTGGGTTTCCTtagtattaaaagaagttgtgTGTGCAACTGAAGAAAAATTATGTCCAACCTGGATCAGTCTCAATATCTCATCCGAAAACAAAACGcacgaaactatttttttcaacgGTCAGGTTAACAGGAGTAATTGGATGTGTTGATAAAACTCCCAAGAGGGAGAACGTTtaatgttcctttttttattttgtcttttcctTCGCGAGTAGGTGAGTGAGGGTTGTATCAAATTGGTCCCAAtattacttttgatttttttcttaagaaccaAACTCTCCAACACCTCTTCCATCAGTTCGAGTGACTTTTATTAGTTCTCTTGCTGACGGCTTAGCCATAGCtttaatattcatataaataattattaactcTGTATACATTAtattctaataaaaatgaatttgttacttacttacttacttagttcTCTTGCAGTTGAATAAAAATGCAGTGattcatgttattttataaaagaaatgaaatttaCATTTGAACTTTTGTACATTGTTTTATTTCccgacatttcttttacataagCTTCGACCTTTTCTCACACAGTATGAACGTTTGACAAATAATAATACGAATGACGTTCAATCAACAAGGAATAGAGTGAGATCGATCGCATTCACAaggctagtggctacgtagtcaagggattctgaattctgattggctaaatctaactacaaaagtagttggaATTTCCCCTCCGAGGTAATGTAAAAATTTCGGCTAAAAATTTAGTTGGcactgattttgacgtttcacaatcagctgttgaatcttcgaaaaatgtatgacatttaAGCCGAATCAAAAGTTCTCAGTTCGCCAacggtaatacaaatttttcacacTCACACGTTTATTTATTCGACACGCCAATGGTAATAGGGGTTTAAATGAATATCAAGAAGAGAGTCaaagataaaacggagccctggggacaatagcatttattttatgaatttcaaacttGAAACCATCGAATTCAACTTGCAtagaacggttagaaaggtattttcaaatccatcgaagaagggattcatcaataccaaaagcacgcattttcgataagagagcttggtgccaagctctatcaatatcaaatgcctttgaaatatcaagtgcaataatattactttctccaaaacgatctaAAAACTTTTTCCACTGTTCAGTGAATTAGTTTGCGATAATGTAGTCCATCTGATGAATATCAGAGAgcacgtgaatagcagaatagtgCCGATACACCAAactaatatacaaaaaatatagcaaACGTGAATACAGAACAACTTACtcctttaaaaaactttggttTTGTTTATGGGATAGAAAAAGAACTGGGtagaatcggctaaggtgatagttgactataatttttttgaaagtcaaattgactatcacgaACGATCAaatctaaaatacaaaaacaacaacaacacaacgtaGGCCTTTAATACGAGTGTCGTTCAACGATCGATGCGATAAATGTCGAAAGCATCGATAATAAGTATTTTTGGTATTATGTATCTTCATCGACAGAGTTTCTTGTTATTGTGAACAGCGAACTTTGGGATTgtgaataaaaactaaattttgacatttgagtaAATTTCAGTGATAATTCATgtagaaaaattgtttaataatttaatgtgAGTAGttgaactttataaaaatataatgcaaGCACCTAATTGACTACTTTTCAGATAGTTAGCATGATTTCCAGCGAGTTTTTCTTTGATTCAGACGACGATGAAATAGCAAGCGAAAGGATGAACAGGAATAGAAGTTATGACCTGTTGGTGATTGCCAGAAATAGAAGGCATTTGAGGGACGCTTCGAACCCTCTGGAACTTGAAGAAAATATGTGAATAAATAACATGAACATATTCACCCTTATTCTAATAGTCGTTTTGCTAGAACGGCAATAAAACGACAAGGCTCTGggaaaaaattggaatttcatTGAAACGATTGAACGCTGCTCTTTTCGTATTATTCAAACACCAAAATGTGGTCATTGGAGCGTTATCGTTTTAAAGGCGTTTAAAACGACTACCGGAATAAGGGTGATTGTTTTCATTTGCtaatttattattctttgaagatttttgaaacaCTTCAGGCTATCAAAGCCAGCTTTTGTCCAATTACTTGCTGACATTGATAACCATCTAAGGCCAGCAAAGCGAATAACTTCGATTCCAAGCATTATAAAATTAGCTACCGCACTACGATTCTGCGCCCATGGTTCATACCAATTTAGTGTTGGCAACGAATATTGCCTGGGACTTGCACAGTCGACCGTATCCGTCGTGCTAAAAGAAGTGTTTAACTGTATCGAAAGAATAATTTGCCCAGTTTGGATTAAGTTTCATTATACCGAAGCTGAAAAATCACGctctaaactttatttttatgagcGCAGCCAGGAGTAATAGGTTGTGTCGATGGCACGCACATTAAAATTGCTTCTCCAAAAAAGGATCTCCAACATGCGTACTATAATCGTAAAGGATTTTACAGCATAAATGCAATGATAGTAATAAAActctttttcaataattttgtctaTTAATTTACAAGCTTTGTTTTAGGTTTGTGACGATACGATGAAAATCCGTTTCATCAACGCAAAATACCCTGGATCAACTCACATGCCAATGTTTTTAACATGTCAAATCTAAGGGTAATTCTGGAAAGGGAAACTGAAAGGGGACAATCAAACTCTTTCCTTTTAGGTAAGATTTCAAAGAATAGAACATTCATTACAACATAAAAGAACTGATGTTTTATGATCCCAAAGGAGATGGAGGATATCCCCTAAAACCGTATTTGTTAACTCCATATCGAGATCCCAAATTGGCGTCACGTGAAAGTgcattcaacaaaaaacatgcACAGACAAGAAACATAATCGAACGAACAATTGGGGTTCTTAAAAATCGATTCAGATGTTTGCTACAATCACAAACGTGTGCGCAGCATTGCATAACATTTGCTTGTTCTACAATACCCCTATAGTTGATGACTCCATAAATGAGCCcgaagacgatgatgatgatgactcaagtaacattcaaaattcaaatgataCTGTACAACGGATAAACAACAATGCTATCAGTATTAGAAACGAAATTCTAATATCAATGATGGAAAGTTGAAATAGAATAAGATGtacaaccatttttttaataaatacttattttatttcttattaggAACATAGGAACATTCAACACGGTAggtatcaaaaaacaaaaataacacaaaaatactTCAATTAATAGAAAACAATGATATAAAAACACTTCCATTCtcatgaaaaataaatgaattaaaaaaattttaattttttgcaaatgcATCTCCACTTGAGTTTTTTTGATTTCcagcttttgttgttttaatttaagtcttgCAGTTCTGTCTCTTTGTCGGCTTCTCAAATCTTCTTTATACAGCTGAAGCTTTTCTCTCTTTATGGCAAGCAGTTCTTTGTTTTTATCCTTCTTTTgatagtacattttttttgtatattcttccaaacttgaatttttttttttagttccctCATTGTTGATTTGACTTCATTATTAAAGTCCTCCTGCATATTTGTTTGGTTCTTCAGAATTGAAAGCCTCTCGTCCTCTcctttctgtttgtttttttttttaaacaagttttaataGGAGCATCACTTTCATCCGCCGTAATTTCATTGGTTGTTATCGGGTCTGGGTCTTCCTCAACATGCGTACAATTTGTTTCCATGTTTTGGATTTCCTCCTGCCCAAACTCAATCCCTGAAGGATCTATAGAGGCATCAATTGAAAGTAGTCCTATGACACTTTCCTCCAAATTACTGAACGTATGCAGTCGGTTTGGTCCACCACCTGTTGCCTGGATTTCTgtcttattttcagtttttttctttttaattttaaatttgatatcagCTCAAACCTATTAcgaaaaagaattgaaaaatgttttctgatGCTAATGCAAAATTACCTTAATCCATTTATCGCAAGTACGTACAGGAGGCCCGATACTATTAAGTTCCGTTGTAAATCTATCCCATCTTTTCTTCGCTTGGGCTTTACCGCAAATTCCCTTCGCAATATCTGAGTTTGCTTCCATTATTGAAACTAGCCTTTTTAGCTGTTTCTTATTGCTCACTACTTTTACCCTgtgataacaaaatatttatttttaacaaaaaagaaaataaattacaaagctTACATTTTTGCCCGGGGATTTACACACAACACCAGCAGTCGaacagaaaaatgcagacgaTAACCGTCGAAAGTGAAAACGAATAATATCGAACAAAATCATTCACAATAGCAATACATAATACCAAATTCAACTATTGATGTTCGACTATCGATAAATGTCGTTTATCGAAAGCCAAACGACACTCATAATAAGGGCCGTAGTCTATGAAATTGAAAGGTAAAGTGTAAAGGTAAAGAAAAATGTGATCTGGTATACAAAGGACAAACGAAAAGACGCTtatcagagagaaaaaaaactagattaGTCGAATGTcataagctttgtcggtcacaggaatgtgaaCTAAGGCCCTTATTGCGAGTGTCGTTTTTCTATCGATAAACGACTTTTATCGATAGTCGAacatcaaaaatacattttggtaTTGCGAAACTCTATTGTGAATGAAAATTTTCGTCTAGGCTTTCGATCGTTATCGTCTGCATATTTCTGTTCGACTGCGTACAACGCGTAtaattttttggacaaaaatgtaatgttttttttaatttgttgactttattttcaaaataatattgttttaatcaCAGGGCAAAAGTTGTGAGCAGTAAAAAACAATTAGAAAAGCTGGTTTCATTAATGGAAGCGAATCCGGACATCGCTAAAGGAATTTGCGGAAAAGCCATAGCAAAAAAAAGGTGGGAAAAGTTTACTGCAGAGCTAAACAGTCTTGGGCCTCCTATACGCACCTGTGATAAATGGATTAATGTAGTTTTTGCATAAtttctaaaccaaacaaatattaaaactttttgcgATAGGTTTGGGCagatctaaaatttaaaataaaaaaaaaggactgaAAATAAGACCGAGATCCAGGCGACTGGTGGTGGGCCCAACCGTTTGCACCAGTTCAGTAACTTGGAGGAAAGTGTAATGGGATTACTTTTTATGGATGTCTCCATTGATCCACCTGGCCTGGAGATTGGACTAGAAATTCCAGACAGCCTAAAGAATAATGAGAATGACATTAATAAGGACAATATGGAAGTCGAAGAAGACCCAGATATGATTAATATTGATTTGTCCGAAAATTTTTCATCGGAGAATTCAACTCGCTTTAGAAGTTctgagaaaaaaagaacaaaaaaaacaaacgaagacGAAAGAATTGCACTTTTGATGAAGCAAACAGATGCTCAAGAAGATTTTCATAAGGAAGTCAAAGCTGCAATAAAAGATCTGAAAAGGAAAATTGGAAGCTTCGAAGAGTATTCCAAGaagatttattatcaaaaaaaagataaacataaGGATCTACTGGCTATCAAGAGGGAAAAACTCCAACTTTATAAGGACGAAttgaattgcaaacaaaaaaatagggcAGCGAAGCTAAAACTGTTGCAACAAAAATTGGAactaaaaaaatctgaaatcgatttaaagttgtcaaagatttaaatcctctttttttttgtatgatttttggttcgtaagtgTTCCTTTTCTGTTAAActgaagtattttttgtttttgttgaattaagtattttgtttttttgttgaactttatAGTATTTATGTTTCTTTCtgtgttatttttgttcctGTTTAAATTCGTGTTCCtaataaaaagagttttaattacaaaaaagcttccgttttttttatttaagtttcaaaCATTGACAATGCAATTTGGTTTCGTATTGAAACATCTTCCTCGTTTCGAAAGTTTTCAATCATATTTTCCAAGTTTGCCGAATCGTCACCTTCAGGTTCTTCTATGAAGTCTTCCAATATAGGAGTATTATGGAAAAGACAAATATTATGCAAAGCTGCACACACGTTCGTAATCTGTGTTGCTTTCTTTGGAGAATAATGCAACTGTCTTGCCCTCAGCAAACATCTGAATCTATTTTTCAGCACACCAATTGTACGTTCTATTATGTTTCTTCCCTGtgcatgttttttgttaaatgcgCTTTCTAACGAACCTGTCTCAGTATTTCGAAATGGGGTCATTAAATATGGCTTCAAAGGATATCCTGCGTCACCTTAAAGATTAATATGTACGTATATCAATTATgtaaaattacttatttataaCAAATGTTACCAAGCAGCCAAGTGTTTGTTTGCCCTCTTTGCTGTTCTCTTTCTAAAAGTGTCCTCAAACTGgacatgttaaaaacgtttgaaTCGTGTGTTGACCCAGGATGTTTTGCATTTATGAATCGTATTTTCATTGTATCGTCACAAACCTGAAATTAAATCTTTGAATTGATGTtaggaaaaagtaatttttcttttacgaTCATCGCATTTATGCTATAAAATCCTTTGCGGTTGTAGTACGCATGCTGTAACTCCTTTTTTGGAGATGCAATTTTGATATGCGTACCATCAACGCAACCTATTACACCTGGTATATGGCTTCTTtcgaaaaagtataatttggcACGACTTTTTTCTACTTCAgagcaattaaattttatccatTTTGGACAAATTTGATTTTCCATGACATTAAGTACTTCCTTAAGTACAAGGGACACAGTGGACTGTGCAAGGCCGAGACAGTACTCATTCCCAACGCTAAATTGGTATGATCCGTGGGCACAGAATCTTAATGTAGCTGCCAGTTTAACTACGTTCGGTATTGCCGTACATCTTTTAGTTGGCTTGAGTCGATCTTCGATGTCCGCCAACAACTGAACAAATGCTAATTTTGATAATCGGAAGTGtttcaaaaatctgtaaaagattttaaaagataagCAAAGGAAATGTATTTTAACTCATTCACCAACAAATTATTTGGAAGCTCCAGAGGATTGGAAGAATCCCTTATTAGCCTTCTATTTCTGGCAACCATAATCATGTCCTCGTTGGTTTCATCTTCGGTATCTTCAAAAAAGAACTCTGAGGatatcattttgtatttatttcactgtttgtattatatttttgcacacaataacattaaatttgtatttacattctatttattgaattttttttcataacacaaaaatcaaattatttgccAGTGATGGTCATATGCCAAACTAAAAAATACCAATGTATACgagaaaaaatccttaaaatttcCCTGCTGACTTAAAAGAACATAAAGGCCCCCCAAACTAACTTGAAGCATTCGTAAAGTTTAtgaatttattaacatttgtaACCATACTAAATTTGGGTTGGACTCATAACCTACACATAAAATGACTTAAGATTGCAATAGTAAATGgtaaaatagtttaatattaatatatgaATATTTACCTATTCAGTTTGATCCCTAAGCTAAGAAACTTCCCTACATGTATCATCACTGACACGATACCAGATATCAAAATATAGGACTTATTTACAATAGGCACATTCGCTATTCACAGTAAGGGATATCTCTGTCGATTGAGATACacaataccaaaaacaaaatttattgatactTTCGACTATTGTCGCATCGAAAGTTGAACGACACTCGCAATAAGGGTCTAAGacaattttccagtcgtttgtgtaggCGTCTGCTGCGTCAGCTAACATAatggacttcatttgcagtctcTTTGGACGTAAATTTgtaccaaggcaactagttagcttatcaagtgtcataaatttcaaattcagaactttaagtagtattcacatgagcgcgaccaacgaacgacgaatgaattacaaaatgtgagtttatatacgtttgaagacatattttcacacaaattcttaacaaaacgatagcaatttagtgtctatttaatttatgatacatacttttacttttcaatatcgtatattaataaatttgagaaaataaatttattcctcgcgaaaaaaattatagttgatacgaactgtcaaactttattcgcgttccacataatccacacttgcaacgaataaaataatcgcgcgtacttaacctaaaaaaatcattcttgtttttgtttcagtggtaaatggtgtttggctgtggctccttgtcaaactttattcgcgacgaattaaaaactctcatgtgaaagaaatgtcaaaatcgacgaatattcgttcattcgttggtcgttggtcgtgctcatgtgaattgtGCTTTACTTCGAaaatctctactttaagttcatagtacaaaaagtaccaacaaaattactgttttcaaaacactcctcaggcaagctacaagtccaacacagtttgtattttgtattgtaaagaaatattagttattattcttttccaaattgacaaagaacccttttacagaaagcattaaataaagttgtgcagaaaaaaaattcatagagtaataatgttcagctttcagttgaatgaaaaaacattggGCAGGTTGAGACAATACAAGGGActtaatttgcagtcaacttcatctTTTGAACGTCAATTTTGACAAAGGCAACTATttagttttccaagtgtcatgagtgtcaaaaacattatggACTATAAAAcatacaagtccatcacgatttgtattttgtattgtaaagaaatattacttatttctttccaaattgacaacgaacctttttagacaaaaaattaaataaagctgtgcggaaaataaataaatcatagtccaacaaagttcagctttcactTAAAGGAAATGACATAATaaactgtctttttgacagaagtaaacttgacttaatagtaagggagatttttcttgactagcTTTATAGTGAACTTTCCAatgaagttgccttaattgaaaggcaaatttttggcagctggccaatcaggggtgccagcacgtaacttgatacaaccgAGTTTAATCCATACAATCGAGCATTGGCAGCACACATTTTTGTTCAATCGAGCGTTCTCGATTGTTTCTAAAGACTTGACAGCACACACACTTCAAATTGacgtttgaaacaaatattttcactcGATCGACAGAAATAAGTTATCGTTGGCAGTTATATTTGTacggaaaaatggaaaaacaaaatatgtcaataaataaaaaacaatgtgaGATTTTGACCAACTTCATGAGTGCTCACGTTGTTTTAGTGAGGGGAATACTTTAAACTGCTCAAGGGAGGAAAGATAGCAATATGCTGTGGGAAAAAGTGATAGATTCCCTAAACACAGAGGGTCCTCCACAAAAGGATCTGAAAGATTGTTGCAAGATTGGTTTGGTAACTCCCAACAGCTAGGAGATTTAATGTTGCACACAGCTGTAGAACTGACAGAACTGATGTTCTTCTTCTGTCTTCTGGAAGATCTTACGAGCTGAGTATCGTGTGAAAACATTCCTTGTTGACTCTAAACTGCTGCACAATGCTAAAAAGAATGGTTTTTCAAATGTTATAGAtgatctttcttttctttttgaatatttactcaTTATTACTCAATTCGAATGGGTTGCTATTAtctctcaaatatcttcttttgattttagcaTAGGACACTGTTCGCCTTCACTTTCACTCTccgaaacaaagaaaaacatttcgaaaaaaacttaaaattgaaactagAATGAAATAGGGTCAGTTGGGGTAATTGGGGAcagtttttgcaatttcaaagagatacaaatttgaaattaaaaaaaaaaaaattaatacaagcaatttttaacttctaaaagtgttaaacttataaaataatgagaAGAGTTAATAATATAATGGCTAAAACACGTTGCATtgaatattaagtgcaatactTTGGTGTTTTCATTTCCCCCTGAAGCGTTCCCATTTaccccaatttattttaaaatcgggGGTAAATGAAAACGTCTTTCTGTTTTCTCTTGCTTGATATAGACTTCGGAATGGGGCAAATGTG
It encodes:
- the LOC129939687 gene encoding uncharacterized protein LOC129939687: MEEYEIAYEENGQIFYSAEKIVLKNKLTGELVAAVYDDKSTHALLTLYAENQNKVGKIPLNPFRTEKEMWTYIAHEYCRTQKTCSTPQQLEERFRNVIRRTKDSLNGMGSKIRIPLEAVVGFRPHPWNARNRLSAVATTNPAKTRQKLIAEQIFDRLMQNSENRFRIRLANKERRHKEMLKRLTELQNSLANKLTNNLRT
- the LOC129941985 gene encoding putative nuclease HARBI1, producing MISSEFFFEDTEDETNEDMIMVARNRRLIRDSSNPLELPNNLFLKHFRLSKLAFVQLLADIEDRLKPTKRCTAIPNVVKLAATLRFCAHGSYQFSVGNEYCLGLAQSTVSLVLKEVLNVMENQICPKWIKFNCSEVEKSRAKLYFFERSHIPGVIGCVDGTHIKIASPKKELQHAYYNRKGFYSINAMIVCDDTMKIRFINAKHPGSTHDSNVFNMSSLRTLLEREQQRGQTNTWLLGDAGYPLKPYLMTPFRNTETGSLESAFNKKHAQGRNIIERTIGVLKNRFRCLLRARQLHYSPKKATQITNVCAALHNICLFHNTPILEDFIEEPEGDDSANLENMIENFRNEEDVSIRNQIALSMFET